Proteins co-encoded in one Prunus persica cultivar Lovell chromosome G6, Prunus_persica_NCBIv2, whole genome shotgun sequence genomic window:
- the LOC18772548 gene encoding protein FAR1-RELATED SEQUENCE 12 isoform X3: MTHDAELKHSNDGALVGSFVEVEEMSHLGQGQDDEVTQNPCKDGSSVVVEAHEPYVGQEFDTEETAQAFYNAYGMRVGFMTRMNYLARSKHGGTIIGRTFVCNKEGYRKPDRRDKTTIKPRAPTRVGCKAMLSIKKISIGKWVVTRFMKEHTHALTATANKGQKGLIADQVPIINQIGQLESLHTLCICGIDIGMVKYVKFNWLDDKTKIEELTRELFLERKQSASLREIVDLLFDHIEEHTQDLSKKVQYVVDKVKEIESEGKSPSILNLMYTVYIHISFII; this comes from the exons atgacTCA TGATGCCGAGCTTAAGCATTCCAATGATGGTGCATTGGTAGGAAGCtttgttgaagttgaagaGATGTCTCATCTTGGACAAGGACAAGATGATGAAGTGACTCAAAATCCTTGTAAAGATGGATCAAGTGTAGTGGTCGAAGCACATGAGCCGTATGTGGGTCAGGAATTTGATACAGAAGAAACTGCACAAGCATTTTATAATGCCTATGGCATGCGTGTGGGTTTCATGACTCGTATGAACTACCTGGCTCGATCCAAACATGGTGGAACCATCATTGGCCGGACTTTTGTGTGCAACAAGGAGGGTTACCGGAAGCCTGATAGGCGTGATAAGACTACCATAAAGCCTCGGGCTCCCACTAGGGTAGGTTGTAAGGCCATGCTATCGATAAAGAAAATTAGTATTGGGAAATGGGTTGTCACAAGGTTCATGAAGGAGCACACTCATGCATTGACTGCCACTGCCAACAAAGGTCAAAAAGGATTGATTGCTGATCAAGTACCG ATTATAAACCAAATTGGACAACTGGAAAGCTTGCACACTCTTTGTATATGTGGAATTGATATTGGAATGGTCAAATATGTTAAATTTAATTGGCTG GATGATAAGACAAAGATTGAAGAATTAACTCGCGAGCTGTTCCTTGAGAGAAAGCAGTCTGCTTCACTTAGAGAAATAGTTGATCTTCTATTTGATCACATTGAGGAACATACACAAGACCTGTCAAAGAAAGTTCAGTATGTTGTCGACAAGGTAAAGGAGATTGAATCGGAAGGGAAAAGTCCTAGCATCCTAAACCTAATGTATACTGTATATATTCACATTAgctttataatttaa
- the LOC18772548 gene encoding protein FAR1-RELATED SEQUENCE 12 isoform X2 — protein sequence MDSELDININDGVLNDSSDAELKHSNDGALVGSFVEVEEMSHLGQGQDDEVTQNPCKDGSSVVVEAHEPYVGQEFDTEETAQAFYNAYGMRVGFMTRMNYLARSKHGGTIIGRTFVCNKEGYRKPDRRDKTTIKPRAPTRVGCKAMLSIKKISIGKWVVTRFMKEHTHALTATANKGQKGLIADQVPIINQIGQLESLHTLCICGIDIGMVKYVKFNWLDDKTKIEELTRELFLERKQSASLREIVDLLFDHIEEHTQDLSKKVQYVVDKVLDHPHQLCHHLTPTPIAG from the exons A TGGATTCTGAACTTGAtataaatattaatgatgGGGTGTTAAATGATTCAAGTGATGCCGAGCTTAAGCATTCCAATGATGGTGCATTGGTAGGAAGCtttgttgaagttgaagaGATGTCTCATCTTGGACAAGGACAAGATGATGAAGTGACTCAAAATCCTTGTAAAGATGGATCAAGTGTAGTGGTCGAAGCACATGAGCCGTATGTGGGTCAGGAATTTGATACAGAAGAAACTGCACAAGCATTTTATAATGCCTATGGCATGCGTGTGGGTTTCATGACTCGTATGAACTACCTGGCTCGATCCAAACATGGTGGAACCATCATTGGCCGGACTTTTGTGTGCAACAAGGAGGGTTACCGGAAGCCTGATAGGCGTGATAAGACTACCATAAAGCCTCGGGCTCCCACTAGGGTAGGTTGTAAGGCCATGCTATCGATAAAGAAAATTAGTATTGGGAAATGGGTTGTCACAAGGTTCATGAAGGAGCACACTCATGCATTGACTGCCACTGCCAACAAAGGTCAAAAAGGATTGATTGCTGATCAAGTACCG ATTATAAACCAAATTGGACAACTGGAAAGCTTGCACACTCTTTGTATATGTGGAATTGATATTGGAATGGTCAAATATGTTAAATTTAATTGGCTG GATGATAAGACAAAGATTGAAGAATTAACTCGCGAGCTGTTCCTTGAGAGAAAGCAGTCTGCTTCACTTAGAGAAATAGTTGATCTTCTATTTGATCACATTGAGGAACATACACAAGACCTGTCAAAGAAAGTTCAGTATGTTGTCGACAAG GTATTAGATCATCCACATCAACTTTGTCACCATCTAACCCCAACCCCAATAGCTGGGTAG
- the LOC18772548 gene encoding protein FAR1-RELATED SEQUENCE 12 isoform X4: MDSELDININDGVLNDSSDAELKHSNDGALVGSFVEVEEMSHLGQGQDDEVTQNPCKDGSSVVVEAHEPYVGQEFDTEETAQAFYNAYGMRVGFMTRMNYLARSKHGGTIIGRTFVCNKEGYRKPDRRDKTTIKPRAPTRVGCKAMLSIKKISIGKWVVTRFMKEHTHALTATANKGQKGLIADQVPDDKTKIEELTRELFLERKQSASLREIVDLLFDHIEEHTQDLSKKVQYVVDKVKEIESEGKSPSILNLMYTVYIHISFII, translated from the exons A TGGATTCTGAACTTGAtataaatattaatgatgGGGTGTTAAATGATTCAAGTGATGCCGAGCTTAAGCATTCCAATGATGGTGCATTGGTAGGAAGCtttgttgaagttgaagaGATGTCTCATCTTGGACAAGGACAAGATGATGAAGTGACTCAAAATCCTTGTAAAGATGGATCAAGTGTAGTGGTCGAAGCACATGAGCCGTATGTGGGTCAGGAATTTGATACAGAAGAAACTGCACAAGCATTTTATAATGCCTATGGCATGCGTGTGGGTTTCATGACTCGTATGAACTACCTGGCTCGATCCAAACATGGTGGAACCATCATTGGCCGGACTTTTGTGTGCAACAAGGAGGGTTACCGGAAGCCTGATAGGCGTGATAAGACTACCATAAAGCCTCGGGCTCCCACTAGGGTAGGTTGTAAGGCCATGCTATCGATAAAGAAAATTAGTATTGGGAAATGGGTTGTCACAAGGTTCATGAAGGAGCACACTCATGCATTGACTGCCACTGCCAACAAAGGTCAAAAAGGATTGATTGCTGATCAAGTACCG GATGATAAGACAAAGATTGAAGAATTAACTCGCGAGCTGTTCCTTGAGAGAAAGCAGTCTGCTTCACTTAGAGAAATAGTTGATCTTCTATTTGATCACATTGAGGAACATACACAAGACCTGTCAAAGAAAGTTCAGTATGTTGTCGACAAGGTAAAGGAGATTGAATCGGAAGGGAAAAGTCCTAGCATCCTAAACCTAATGTATACTGTATATATTCACATTAgctttataatttaa
- the LOC18772548 gene encoding protein FAR1-RELATED SEQUENCE 12 isoform X1, protein MDSELDININDGVLNDSSDAELKHSNDGALVGSFVEVEEMSHLGQGQDDEVTQNPCKDGSSVVVEAHEPYVGQEFDTEETAQAFYNAYGMRVGFMTRMNYLARSKHGGTIIGRTFVCNKEGYRKPDRRDKTTIKPRAPTRVGCKAMLSIKKISIGKWVVTRFMKEHTHALTATANKGQKGLIADQVPIINQIGQLESLHTLCICGIDIGMVKYVKFNWLDDKTKIEELTRELFLERKQSASLREIVDLLFDHIEEHTQDLSKKVQYVVDKVKEIESEGKSPSILNLMYTVYIHISFII, encoded by the exons A TGGATTCTGAACTTGAtataaatattaatgatgGGGTGTTAAATGATTCAAGTGATGCCGAGCTTAAGCATTCCAATGATGGTGCATTGGTAGGAAGCtttgttgaagttgaagaGATGTCTCATCTTGGACAAGGACAAGATGATGAAGTGACTCAAAATCCTTGTAAAGATGGATCAAGTGTAGTGGTCGAAGCACATGAGCCGTATGTGGGTCAGGAATTTGATACAGAAGAAACTGCACAAGCATTTTATAATGCCTATGGCATGCGTGTGGGTTTCATGACTCGTATGAACTACCTGGCTCGATCCAAACATGGTGGAACCATCATTGGCCGGACTTTTGTGTGCAACAAGGAGGGTTACCGGAAGCCTGATAGGCGTGATAAGACTACCATAAAGCCTCGGGCTCCCACTAGGGTAGGTTGTAAGGCCATGCTATCGATAAAGAAAATTAGTATTGGGAAATGGGTTGTCACAAGGTTCATGAAGGAGCACACTCATGCATTGACTGCCACTGCCAACAAAGGTCAAAAAGGATTGATTGCTGATCAAGTACCG ATTATAAACCAAATTGGACAACTGGAAAGCTTGCACACTCTTTGTATATGTGGAATTGATATTGGAATGGTCAAATATGTTAAATTTAATTGGCTG GATGATAAGACAAAGATTGAAGAATTAACTCGCGAGCTGTTCCTTGAGAGAAAGCAGTCTGCTTCACTTAGAGAAATAGTTGATCTTCTATTTGATCACATTGAGGAACATACACAAGACCTGTCAAAGAAAGTTCAGTATGTTGTCGACAAGGTAAAGGAGATTGAATCGGAAGGGAAAAGTCCTAGCATCCTAAACCTAATGTATACTGTATATATTCACATTAgctttataatttaa
- the LOC18772548 gene encoding uncharacterized protein LOC18772548 isoform X5, whose translation MSHLGQGQDDEVTQNPCKDGSSVVVEAHEPYVGQEFDTEETAQAFYNAYGMRVGFMTRMNYLARSKHGGTIIGRTFVCNKEGYRKPDRRDKTTIKPRAPTRVGCKAMLSIKKISIGKWVVTRFMKEHTHALTATANKGQKGLIADQVPIINQIGQLESLHTLCICGIDIGMVKYVKFNWLDDKTKIEELTRELFLERKQSASLREIVDLLFDHIEEHTQDLSKKVQYVVDKVKEIESEGKSPSILNLMYTVYIHISFII comes from the exons ATGTCTCATCTTGGACAAGGACAAGATGATGAAGTGACTCAAAATCCTTGTAAAGATGGATCAAGTGTAGTGGTCGAAGCACATGAGCCGTATGTGGGTCAGGAATTTGATACAGAAGAAACTGCACAAGCATTTTATAATGCCTATGGCATGCGTGTGGGTTTCATGACTCGTATGAACTACCTGGCTCGATCCAAACATGGTGGAACCATCATTGGCCGGACTTTTGTGTGCAACAAGGAGGGTTACCGGAAGCCTGATAGGCGTGATAAGACTACCATAAAGCCTCGGGCTCCCACTAGGGTAGGTTGTAAGGCCATGCTATCGATAAAGAAAATTAGTATTGGGAAATGGGTTGTCACAAGGTTCATGAAGGAGCACACTCATGCATTGACTGCCACTGCCAACAAAGGTCAAAAAGGATTGATTGCTGATCAAGTACCG ATTATAAACCAAATTGGACAACTGGAAAGCTTGCACACTCTTTGTATATGTGGAATTGATATTGGAATGGTCAAATATGTTAAATTTAATTGGCTG GATGATAAGACAAAGATTGAAGAATTAACTCGCGAGCTGTTCCTTGAGAGAAAGCAGTCTGCTTCACTTAGAGAAATAGTTGATCTTCTATTTGATCACATTGAGGAACATACACAAGACCTGTCAAAGAAAGTTCAGTATGTTGTCGACAAGGTAAAGGAGATTGAATCGGAAGGGAAAAGTCCTAGCATCCTAAACCTAATGTATACTGTATATATTCACATTAgctttataatttaa